From the Bdellovibrionota bacterium genome, one window contains:
- the cdd gene encoding cytidine deaminase, which yields MKIPDVVKKAHKKAVAIRLNSYSPYSKFKVGSALVTNAGEIYVGTNVENASYGGTICAERVAIVEAVKNGDKKFKHIVVVTDTEMQTPPCGMCRQVMAEFFNDKTQIWIGNLKELKSVYTFKELLPEAFGPKNLR from the coding sequence ATGAAAATCCCTGATGTCGTAAAGAAAGCTCACAAAAAAGCAGTGGCCATAAGACTCAATTCGTACAGCCCTTATTCAAAATTTAAAGTGGGCAGCGCGCTTGTCACTAATGCAGGCGAAATCTACGTGGGAACAAACGTAGAAAATGCAAGTTACGGCGGAACGATCTGCGCGGAGCGTGTAGCCATTGTTGAAGCCGTCAAGAATGGTGATAAGAAGTTCAAGCACATCGTGGTCGTGACAGACACCGAAATGCAAACTCCGCCATGCGGAATGTGCAGACAAGTGATGGCAGAGTTTTTCAATGACAAAACACAAATTTGGATTGGCAACTTGAAAGAATTAAAAAGTGTTTATACTTTTAAAGAGCTCTTGCCAGAGGCGTTTGGGCCAAAGAATTTG